One segment of Synechococcus sp. A15-24 DNA contains the following:
- the rsfS gene encoding ribosome silencing factor: MDSQQLADLAAEACDDRKASDIRLIRVDEVSSLADWMVIAGGQSDVQVRAIARSVEDRLETEAERLPLRKEGVQEGRWALLDYGELIVHVLMPDERGYYDLEAFWSHGETRAFLPSPKVS, encoded by the coding sequence ATGGATAGTCAACAGCTGGCGGATCTGGCTGCCGAGGCTTGTGATGACCGCAAGGCATCTGATATCCGTTTGATTCGGGTGGACGAGGTGTCGAGCCTGGCGGATTGGATGGTGATCGCCGGCGGCCAATCGGACGTGCAGGTGCGAGCCATTGCACGATCCGTCGAGGATCGATTGGAAACCGAGGCGGAGCGCCTGCCTTTGCGCAAGGAAGGTGTGCAGGAAGGCCGCTGGGCGTTGCTGGATTACGGCGAGCTGATCGTCCATGTGCTGATGCCCGATGAGCGGGGCTACTACGACCTTGAAGCCTTCTGGAGCCACGGGGAGACCCGCGCCTTCCTACCGTCACCAAAAGTGAGCTAA